A stretch of DNA from Nitratireductor thuwali:
TGTCCATCTCCCAGTCGACCAGCGCAATGACCGTCTTGGCGACATAGGGAATGATGTTGCTGCCGCCCGGCGAGCCTAGCGCATAGGCCGGCTTGCCATCCTTTAGGATTATGGTCGGCGACATGGACGAGCGCGGGCGCTTGCCCGGCTCTACGCGATTTGCGACGGCCTGGCCGTCGCTTGTCGGCCGGAAGGAGAAATCGGTAAGCTGGTTGTTCAGCAGGAAGCCTGCTGCCATCTGCCGTGAACCGAAAGCGTTCTCGATGGACGTCGTCATCGATGCGACATTGCCGTCGGCATCGACGATCACGAAGTGCGAGGTCGATGGCTGCTCCAACTCGATGCCCGGAAGCCGCAGTTCGGCTTCATCCCAGGGCGGCGTCCCCGGCTTCACCTCGTCCTCGCCAAGCGCGGTGTCGCGCCGGATGAGAGCCGCGCGTTCGGCGAGATAGGCCTCGTTGAGGAGCCCTTTCGGCATGTCGACGAAATCGCTGTCGGCCATGTAGAGGCCGCGGTCGGCGAAGGCGAGGCGGGTCGCATCGCCGATGATGCGCCAGGATTGCGGGTCGTCCGGCCCGAGCGCGCCCCCAGATGCGCCAAGGTCGAAATGCGAGACCATGCCAAGTATCTGGCCGACCGTCAGCGCTCCCGAGGAGGGCGGCCCCATGCCGCACACCTCGTAGCCGCGATAGGGCTGGCACACGGCCGGACGCTCCTTCGCTTCATAGGCCGCCAGGTCGTTCATATCGAGAAGTCCCGGATTTTCTTCATGGGCCTTTACGGCCTCGACGATGGCCTCGGCGATCGCGCCCTCGTAGAAGGCATCTGCGCCCTCATCGGCGAGCATCGTCAGCGTCTTTGCGTATTCCGGGTTCTTCAAAAGCGTTCCGACCGGCAGCGGCTCGCCTTCCGCGTTGTAGAAATAGGCCCGCGCGGCGGCTTCCTCGTTCAGCTTGCCCCGATCCTCGGCCAGAAGGGCGTTGAGCCGCGGCGAAACTTCAAAGCCCTGTTTTGCCAGGCCGATGGCCGGCTGCAGGGTTTGCGCCCAGTTGAGTTTTCCATGGGCCTTCTGCACCTTCTCCATGAGCCGGACGACCCCCGGCGTACCGACCGAACGGCCGCCGATCACGGCGTCGAAGAAGGCGAGGGGCTCGCCCTTTTCGTCGAGGAAGAGTTCCGGCGTGGCCGCCATGGGCGCGGTTTCGCGCCCGTCGAACGTGGTGACCTCGCCACTTTCGGCGTCGTACCAGACCAGGAACGCGCCGCCGCCGATGCCCGAGGATTGCGGCTCGACGAGGCCGAGCACCGTCTGCACGGCGACAAGCGCATCGGCAGCGCTCCCCCCGGCCCGCAGCATTTCCAGGCCGGCCTCGGCCGCCAGCGGATTGGCCGCTGCGACCATCTGGCGCCCGGCCTTCACCACCACCCTGGCTTCGACGCCGCTGGCGATTTCGGGCGCGACGGCGTCGGCCGCCTGCTGCGCCGTCGCGGGCGCGGCCCAGACAAGCGCCGCCGCCAAAGCCCAGATGCCCAATCCCTTCAAGACTGTCATATCCCACTCCTCGATGCGCCCCCGCCCGAAAAGTCACTCGGCGGCGATGGACATCTGACCCGGCAACCTTTCGGCCGGCCCGAATATATCCTCGAACGCCCTTTGCAGCGCCAGGTCGAAGTCCGCCATC
This window harbors:
- the ggt gene encoding gamma-glutamyltransferase, with translation MTVLKGLGIWALAAALVWAAPATAQQAADAVAPEIASGVEARVVVKAGRQMVAAANPLAAEAGLEMLRAGGSAADALVAVQTVLGLVEPQSSGIGGGAFLVWYDAESGEVTTFDGRETAPMAATPELFLDEKGEPLAFFDAVIGGRSVGTPGVVRLMEKVQKAHGKLNWAQTLQPAIGLAKQGFEVSPRLNALLAEDRGKLNEEAAARAYFYNAEGEPLPVGTLLKNPEYAKTLTMLADEGADAFYEGAIAEAIVEAVKAHEENPGLLDMNDLAAYEAKERPAVCQPYRGYEVCGMGPPSSGALTVGQILGMVSHFDLGASGGALGPDDPQSWRIIGDATRLAFADRGLYMADSDFVDMPKGLLNEAYLAERAALIRRDTALGEDEVKPGTPPWDEAELRLPGIELEQPSTSHFVIVDADGNVASMTTSIENAFGSRQMAAGFLLNNQLTDFSFRPTSDGQAVANRVEPGKRPRSSMSPTIILKDGKPAYALGSPGGSNIIPYVAKTVIALVDWEMDIQEAISLPNLTNRFGRYDLEAGTGAETLAEDLSALGFNVNITDLTSGIHGVAFMPEGLEGGADPRREGVAVGD